A region of Nitrospinota bacterium DNA encodes the following proteins:
- a CDS encoding tetratricopeptide repeat protein, giving the protein MQQSRDWDKALTNYSRAAELNANNPYIYNNIGVIYKELRQYERAIEEFLKAIDLNPDYAKPYNNIGVVYYAKKEYPSAIRNYQKAILIDPENLEAMNNLAVAYKQTGQSDQSKNVLNKALKINPAHAGSHYNLAVLYESEGNIDSAIHFYQRFVDLASSSHPTLTVQVKNHINSLR; this is encoded by the coding sequence ATTCAACAATCTCGCGATTGGGATAAGGCGCTGACAAATTATTCAAGAGCAGCTGAACTCAATGCAAATAATCCGTATATTTATAACAACATAGGGGTTATCTATAAAGAATTGAGGCAATATGAACGCGCAATCGAGGAATTTCTGAAAGCCATTGACCTAAATCCCGATTATGCTAAACCTTATAACAATATTGGCGTGGTATACTATGCAAAAAAAGAGTACCCAAGTGCCATAAGAAATTACCAGAAAGCAATATTAATAGACCCTGAGAACCTGGAAGCAATGAATAATCTGGCCGTAGCTTATAAACAAACCGGTCAATCAGATCAATCAAAAAACGTTTTAAACAAAGCCCTTAAAATCAATCCTGCCCATGCAGGCAGCCACTATAATCTTGCTGTATTGTACGAAAGTGAGGGCAATATTGACTCTGCAATTCATTTTTATCAACGCTTTGTCGATCTGGCCTCAAGCAGTCACCCAACGTTAACAGTTCAAGTTAAAAATCATATTAATTCCCTGAGGTGA
- a CDS encoding DUF502 domain-containing protein, with the protein MFKKAFKKNLIAGLLVTIPVGLTYMILSFVITRADSAMEPVIRRIFGPQGLQLMEKANIPGMGFLLLALFVIGVGLFGTNFIGKKIVVMGENFLHRIPVVRVIYTSIKKVVDTISLADTASFQKMVLITYPREPLKTLGIVCCDTPDGIEGVSGGKMLNVFVPTSPNPTTGFLFMVPEKDAIPLKMSVEEGLKMIISFGMTNPDSTETSPGEKN; encoded by the coding sequence ATGTTCAAAAAAGCTTTCAAAAAAAACCTGATCGCTGGTTTGCTGGTAACTATTCCAGTAGGCCTGACCTATATGATTCTGTCCTTTGTCATCACCCGTGCAGACAGCGCCATGGAACCTGTCATAAGGAGAATATTTGGGCCTCAAGGACTGCAGTTGATGGAGAAAGCGAATATTCCTGGAATGGGCTTTCTGCTTCTGGCCTTGTTTGTGATTGGAGTGGGCCTCTTTGGTACAAACTTTATCGGGAAAAAGATTGTGGTGATGGGAGAAAACTTCCTCCACAGAATTCCAGTGGTTAGAGTTATTTACACAAGTATCAAAAAGGTAGTTGACACAATCTCTCTGGCCGACACTGCCAGTTTTCAAAAGATGGTGCTTATAACCTATCCCCGCGAACCCCTGAAAACCCTGGGGATTGTTTGCTGTGATACACCCGATGGAATTGAAGGTGTTTCCGGCGGGAAAATGTTGAATGTTTTTGTCCCCACTTCACCCAACCCCACCACAGGATTCCTGTTCATGGTTCCGGAGAAAGATGCAATTCCTTTGAAAATGTCTGTAGAAGAAGGCCTGAAAATGATTATATCTTTTGGAATGACAAATCCTGATTCGACCGAGACCTCGCCAGGCGAAAAGAACTAA
- the fliJ gene encoding flagellar export protein FliJ, which translates to MSFRFDTILRLNKKQEDLLQRDMGQINVHYQRQNDRKQFIQDSVEASKDQLSEKKRSDISVETMILYDNFSRGARVHIEKQEKILSEINTRLEAKREEVVEAMRKRRTMEILKERDLLKEQKIREKNETAVLDEVASNLWVRNFRGA; encoded by the coding sequence TTGAGCTTTCGATTCGATACCATACTTCGCTTAAATAAAAAACAGGAAGACCTGTTGCAAAGGGATATGGGGCAAATCAATGTCCATTATCAACGGCAGAATGATAGAAAACAATTTATTCAGGATTCCGTCGAAGCAAGTAAAGATCAGCTGAGTGAGAAAAAAAGATCAGACATCAGTGTCGAAACAATGATTTTGTATGATAATTTTTCCAGGGGTGCCCGAGTTCATATTGAAAAACAAGAGAAAATTCTTTCTGAGATTAATACCAGGCTGGAGGCCAAGCGTGAAGAAGTGGTTGAGGCCATGCGCAAGAGGCGGACTATGGAAATATTAAAAGAAAGGGACTTGTTGAAAGAGCAAAAAATCAGGGAGAAGAATGAAACTGCGGTTTTGGATGAAGTGGCTTCTAATCTTTGGGTGAGAAATTTTAGAGGGGCGTGA
- a CDS encoding FliI/YscN family ATPase produces MSSVIDLKKYSSFIHKTDFVKKTGRVNRIIGLIIEGDGPAVSVGSICTIYPGNRPPVLAQVVGFQNKSTLLMPLGDVVGIEPGSIIESKEEHPTYQVSNALIGRIIDGNGLPIDGKGPIPVGADYPLMGNPVNPLERKRLREPLDIGVRPINGLLSFAKGQRLGILAGTGVGKSVLMGMIARNTNADINVIALIGERGREVKEFIDENLGEEGLQRSIVIAAASDQPPLVRLRGAYIATTIAEYFRDQGNDVMLMMDSITRFALAQREIGLSVGEPPTTRGFTPSVFSLLPKLLERAGTSTGEGSITGLYTVLVEGDDLNEPISDAVRAILDGHIVLSRELASHNHYPAIDILNSVSRLMIDVVSKEHYDLSMKFKDILATYKSAEDLINIGAYARGSNPKIDQAIQKYELMIPFLKQGIAESVDWRTSLTALKNILEN; encoded by the coding sequence ATGAGCTCTGTCATTGATTTAAAAAAATATAGTTCGTTCATTCATAAAACCGATTTCGTAAAGAAAACCGGAAGGGTTAACCGTATCATTGGTCTGATTATTGAGGGTGATGGACCTGCTGTATCCGTGGGAAGCATATGCACCATATATCCTGGTAATCGCCCGCCTGTGTTGGCCCAGGTGGTCGGCTTCCAGAATAAAAGCACTTTACTAATGCCCTTGGGAGATGTTGTTGGTATAGAGCCTGGCAGTATAATTGAGTCCAAGGAAGAACATCCCACCTACCAGGTGAGTAATGCGTTAATAGGTAGAATTATTGATGGAAACGGTTTGCCGATTGATGGCAAAGGGCCGATTCCGGTTGGTGCAGACTATCCTCTGATGGGCAACCCGGTAAATCCGCTGGAGCGAAAACGTCTCAGGGAGCCGCTGGATATTGGGGTGCGTCCTATTAACGGTTTGCTATCTTTTGCTAAAGGGCAGAGATTGGGAATTCTTGCTGGAACAGGTGTTGGTAAATCGGTGTTGATGGGAATGATTGCCCGCAATACCAATGCCGATATCAATGTGATCGCTCTAATTGGTGAAAGGGGCCGGGAGGTTAAAGAGTTTATTGATGAAAACCTCGGGGAAGAGGGACTGCAAAGATCGATCGTAATTGCGGCGGCATCTGATCAGCCGCCACTTGTTCGACTGCGCGGTGCTTACATCGCGACTACCATCGCTGAATATTTCCGTGATCAGGGTAACGATGTGATGTTGATGATGGATTCGATCACACGTTTTGCCTTGGCGCAAAGGGAGATTGGCCTTTCCGTCGGAGAGCCCCCAACTACGCGAGGCTTTACCCCATCTGTGTTTTCTCTGTTACCAAAATTATTGGAGCGTGCGGGAACTTCTACGGGTGAGGGCTCAATAACAGGGCTTTACACTGTATTGGTTGAAGGGGATGACTTGAACGAACCCATATCGGATGCTGTGCGGGCAATTCTTGATGGTCATATTGTTCTAAGCCGCGAGCTAGCTTCACACAACCATTATCCAGCTATTGATATTCTTAACAGTGTCAGCCGTTTGATGATTGATGTGGTCTCAAAGGAACATTATGATTTATCTATGAAATTTAAAGATATCCTGGCGACTTATAAATCAGCGGAAGATTTGATAAATATTGGAGCTTATGCTCGTGGAAGTAATCCGAAAATTGACCAGGCTATTCAGAAATATGAACTCATGATCCCATTTCTCAAGCAGGGAATTGCTGAAAGTGTTGATTGGCGAACCAGCTTGACGGCTTTGAAAAATATTCTGGAGAATTAA
- the fliF gene encoding flagellar M-ring protein FliF, which yields MENFLDFLRQFGERFNELSQGKKVAALSLVALALASLLVMSFWLKSPDFQLLYANLSQEDAGAIVDKLKNQKIPFELSNGGRTIRVASDKLHEVRLELASAGLPEGSDVGLEIFEDTPLGMTEFVQKLNYQRALQGELTRTIKTLDAVAQVRVHLVIPKDNLFRKDKPKGKASVTLKIKPGKTLTDTQVQGIVHLVSSSVGGINAQDVVVVDLKGNLLSGGKEASMEAMLSSSNFKHKTRVERELQRNIIKMLEDALGSGKVIAKVSATLDFERVERTEEIYDPDSQVVRSENQINESSTGAVPSGGIPGVQALVPSGKESGGSSGQAAKRNKSNALFNYEINKVVKRISKPLGEISKLSVAVMIDGTMQGDPLVYQPRSQEDMDKYLQIVKSAVGFDEERGDIIQVENIQFDRSELETQRESISRSEQIDLGLEIGKLVVGIVFLILFFTRIIRPVINWMTTTVEVVPEVDQLTTGILTPEEEEKQRISEMASQASEIRESVAEFVNKDPKYTAGVIRKWMREKETKSKP from the coding sequence GAACGGTTCAACGAACTTTCACAAGGAAAGAAAGTAGCGGCTCTTTCTCTAGTGGCTTTAGCTCTGGCATCCTTATTGGTGATGTCTTTCTGGTTAAAGTCTCCAGACTTCCAGCTTCTTTATGCCAATCTTTCCCAGGAAGATGCAGGAGCTATTGTTGACAAATTGAAAAACCAGAAAATTCCTTTTGAGCTTTCCAATGGCGGCAGGACGATTCGTGTAGCATCAGATAAGTTGCATGAAGTACGCCTGGAACTGGCTAGCGCAGGCTTGCCGGAAGGTTCTGATGTAGGCCTGGAAATCTTTGAAGACACTCCTTTGGGGATGACGGAATTTGTACAAAAACTGAACTACCAAAGAGCATTGCAGGGAGAACTGACTCGAACAATTAAAACCCTTGACGCGGTGGCCCAGGTCCGGGTCCACCTGGTTATTCCAAAAGACAATTTGTTTCGCAAGGATAAACCCAAGGGTAAAGCTTCTGTAACGTTGAAAATTAAACCCGGGAAAACCCTCACCGATACGCAGGTACAGGGAATTGTTCACCTGGTTTCCTCAAGTGTCGGGGGAATAAATGCCCAGGATGTTGTTGTTGTCGATTTGAAAGGTAATTTGCTTTCCGGAGGCAAAGAAGCCTCTATGGAAGCGATGCTGTCATCATCCAATTTCAAACATAAAACAAGGGTGGAAAGGGAACTACAAAGGAATATCATTAAAATGTTGGAGGATGCTTTGGGATCAGGAAAAGTTATTGCTAAAGTTTCTGCAACTTTAGACTTTGAAAGAGTTGAGAGAACAGAAGAAATTTATGATCCGGACTCCCAAGTTGTGAGAAGTGAGAATCAGATTAATGAATCTTCTACTGGGGCTGTACCTTCCGGAGGTATTCCAGGGGTGCAGGCACTAGTCCCTTCTGGCAAAGAATCGGGAGGTTCCTCTGGACAAGCGGCAAAAAGAAATAAATCAAACGCTCTATTTAATTATGAGATTAATAAGGTTGTTAAAAGGATTTCGAAACCTCTTGGAGAAATTTCCAAACTCAGTGTCGCGGTGATGATCGATGGTACTATGCAGGGAGATCCACTTGTATACCAACCGAGGTCGCAGGAGGATATGGATAAGTACTTACAAATAGTCAAGTCTGCTGTAGGATTTGATGAAGAGAGAGGAGATATAATTCAAGTTGAAAACATTCAATTTGATCGGTCTGAGTTAGAAACACAAAGAGAAAGTATTTCTCGCTCAGAGCAAATTGATTTAGGATTGGAAATTGGAAAACTAGTGGTCGGTATTGTTTTTCTTATCCTATTTTTTACTAGAATAATTCGTCCCGTTATAAACTGGATGACAACAACAGTTGAGGTTGTTCCAGAGGTAGATCAACTTACCACTGGTATTTTAACACCGGAAGAAGAAGAAAAACAGCGTATTAGCGAAATGGCTTCTCAAGCCTCAGAGATCCGTGAATCAGTAGCTGAATTTGTTAACAAAGATCCGAAATACACTGCTGGTGTAATTAGGAAGTGGATGCGGGAAAAGGAAACCAAATCAAAACCTTAG